AAAACAGTAACATTTAGCACCTCTTGAAACCAGAAGGTCTTaggatattttcatttttattttaacatgtcTGCAAATGTGGTGAAACTGTCTCAGAAAAAGCATCAGAGAGGGATCAGAACGTTCTGTTAGGTGAAGGAAATAACGCCCATTGTTTAAGGAAGCTGACTGACCTCCACCTGCCGCAACACCTCTCTGAGGGGCTCGGTAGCTGATGCCATCAGCTCGGTGTGGAAAGCCCCGCTAACTGGGAGAGGTTTGGTCCTCAGGAACTGTAGACGCTGTGAGTTCTGCTGGAGGAAGTCCAGGGCCTAAAAACCCCCCAAAACAACATCACAAAGGCACTGACGGAAAATCTAAAGCTGAACAGAGTGAGTTAGAAGTGTTTCCATACCTGCTGGTGGCCTGCAATAACCCTGCCATCAGGGAATAAGTAGTTGGCCACAGAGCAAACAGGCTCCTGAATCCCTAGACTCTTGCAGTGCTCTTTGGCTTGAAGGCAGGCATATTTATACTGAGCCTGAGGTCTGCCGATGACTGACAGCATCCCACTGGGAACCAGCTCAGAGGCTTCCTGCATGGCCTCTGCACGCACCTTTACTGCATACAAAGCTAGAAGAACACCAGGAGGAAATAAATGTGGCTTTTCTAAGCTTTAGCTATTCTTTTATTCTCCTGGTGGTAAAACTTTATAAACCCTTCAATAGACTCTACATATCATCCCAGCTGTGGACACAAAACATGTGAGACTTACCTTCTGAAAAGGTCATGGCTCCAGCAAAGACAAGAGCAGCAAATTCACCAACGCTGAAACCTGCTGCAGCGACACACGTCTCAATGGCCTGTTGAGACAGGAGCACAAAACACACAAGTATCAGTAATGTTTGCAGCTCAGCTTGTTCAGTttaggcagaaaaaaaaaaacaaatagctcAAATGGTTTTAGGTGACTCAACAATTCTGTTTAGAAGAAATACCAAACGTTTTCAGTTggtttccttttaaaatgtcttaatttTCTATTTAAGTAACTTTAGTACAGGCTGATAACAGAGCATAGGAAAGCAGGGAACAGAGCCAaatacagatattttttttgttttgataaagTGATAATTTACAGTTTCAAACAACACATACTGCATCAAGCTCTGATTCATTTGACTAAAACAGTGCTCAAAATAGTCATACTTTAAAGTTCAGCTTAAGTGGATCAGCCAGATCCAGGGATACAGTTAAATGTATCCCTGGATACAATATGGGtgaaaatatgttgtgaaacaGAGGCTTGTGTCTCTTAGCCTctcttcaaaataggaaagacgAGATAATATACCATTCAAAGGAGGCAGATGTGCATTCATCTTCATTAgccaaaaaaatacatatacgAAAATAACTTCTAACCTAAACTTGCCCAAATCTACAATCAGAGCAATacctcaaacatttaaaataaccaaaactgtAATAACCAAGGATGGACGAGGACaccattttattttgataacaTGCACAGGAAGGAAGACGGTATGAAAGGTAAAAATAATCTCTGAAGCTCGCggttagagaactgcagcaaagagcagCATCTTTGAGTCACcaggtctccataacaaccattagataCTATTTACATGACAaccaaataaatcattttaaagccTACCATTGCAAATGTAAACATGGTTTGCTCAAATTTACTGTGGCTCTAAATAAAGCTGTGTTCTTTGACCAGATgggagcttttcagcaacagcCTGTTAAGGCCAAGCAGAGGTTCCCTCTaattttgaagaagaaaataaagaataaaagaataaagaataaaagtgGTActcatttgaaaaatatttaaaatgtaatttcagaTATTGGTAATGTTAAGATCAGACACCAAACATCTCCTGTAAAAGAATCACAGCTACATTGTTGTAACTGAAATTTATTTTCTCGCGTGTTTATCTGGAGTTGAAAGCCCAACAGATGTGAGAGTTAATCAAGTTTGTGACCTTTGGGTTTTCATGCTGCAGCTTCTCCACAGCAGCCAGAGAGGTGACGAACACCGCCGGCTGACAGTGCACCGTCTTCATCAGTTCCTCCTCCGGCCCCTCCAAACACAGAGACAGCAGGTCGTAGCCGAGGATCTTCTGCGCGGCGGAGAACATCTCTTTCACATTGGGATACTTCGTTAGTCCTCTACCCATGCCCACAAACTGGCTACCCTGTCCGGGGAAGAGAAGCACGGAACAACCCCTGGGGTCCTTTCTGTGCCTACGCTCTGCAGGTAACTGGCTGCCCGGGGGAGACTCCAGAGATCCAGGCTGCTGCTGAGTGGACAGTCCCCGGCTCACAGAGACCACGGACCTGACCTTCCCTCTTAAGACTGCGGCCATACCAACAACCTTTGATGCGGACATGAGCTAGTTTCAAATGAAACCCACTCACAACCAGCTTAAACAATACGAACAAACTTAAACAAAAGTCAAAATAGTCCAAACCGAACAATTTTCTCGGCTCGGCATGACAGCTGTAAGGGAGCGGCCATGTTGTTTAGAGACTCGGTTTGGTTTTGCTTTATTTCCGGTTGACTCTCGGGCGCTTCCGCCCTGCAGCGCCACCTCTGGCCAGAAATATGCAGCGTCACAGTTACAAACTACAGGAATATTTCATAGGTATTTCTTTTTAGAATATTACAAGTATATCTAACCTTCTCGTTGATAACTCCCCTTGGATCTTAATTTAAAACAGCCTGCCCTGCcgttttaacataaaattgtCCTTACCACACTTATATTCCAGATATCTGAAACTGATTTATGATTAAGCATATTAGTTACAATATCTCTAATTATATTGTGACTAGACAAACAATAACAGTTTGAGATATCCATTATTATATTCTAACTAGTATAAATGACATCAAAATTACCATTAACTCTATTTTCCAAACCAACGTCAAATTGAGTGCTTAATTAACACAGAATTTGGTGATTATTCAGCAAAGGAAATGGAGGTAGGAGTGCTGAGGTAGGAGTGCTGAGCCAATTGGTCTTTCTGTGTGAAACGTACTGAGAATGAAACATGCAAAGTCTCTCTGATCTGAGTAACCATCTTGAGTTGAAAGTAAAGCAGCATAGTATTTTATAGACTTTTACACTGCATTACATTTCTGTTAAGGCTTTGCGACATAAGTTGTGGCCAAAAGTTGGAAGACTGACAGaaagtttgtttttcacaaactttactacttgttagatttttttcagttgtaacataagttaaataataaacatttcatAATTTCCAAGGTTTTTATTGAGATACACATCAAATTTATGCCAaacattaatatgcttttaaCAGATTTAAGAAACTACATTTTGTGAAAAAACAAGATTGTTGTAAAAATGTTCTTTGTTCATTCTTTGAACCAGCCTTCTAGTCTTTGAACAATAATTAAACTTTTGCACACTATAAGTACCTCGATATGTAATCTTGTTTTTCAACTACAAAAATATTGTTACAAAGCAAGGTAGTAAAGCACATGCATCACATAATTTCCTGTTTCTTCGACCACCAAATGACAAAGAGCAAAAGAAAACCAGCAAAAACAGATTCAGACTTTTAACTGAAATGACAAACAGGACACAGTCTTTTTTGGTTCCACCAGACAATTTATTGTACAAAACTGTTATTCTTACTGGGTGCCAATCAGATGGGTTCTTATGTTATTAATACTTTCCATCTTTGCACACAGCTCCATATATAAATAGGATTCAATGCTTTCTGCCTGAAGAACATTTTATCTTTCACACCTTACAGAAagtgtggattttttttaaataatgatgatCACATCCTTCCAAGGGGTTTCCCTGTGATTCATCTGAACCCTTCTCTTATTTGTTAGAGTACAGAAATTTCCCAACTTACCGCTTTTAACAAAAGGTTTTTATATTATAGACGTTATGTAATTAATAGTATTGCTCCATCTTAAGATAAATTCCAGTTGAAATGTGATTAAAACTCTAACATCCTGATTCCtctgacaggcaggtggactcCAGCTGCATCACCAGCTTTTCAGACTCATCTCCCCGTATCCTGCTGTCCTGTTCATTCCTGATCTTGTATTTACAGATGAACTCGTTGCTGGCCAGTGCTCCTTCTGTTTTGGGACAAGCATTTTTCGACTGGAGGCGACTTTCCAAACGCTCTACAAGAAAAACATGGCCATGTAGTTTAAATTTGTAATATTTCCATTAGCAATTTTTGTAgccaaataaaattaattagtcaatcaattaattaCATATGATTATTGGTTACTTAAGTTTGCAGAGGTGCCACTACTTTGACAACATTGTATCCATTCTTTTCTATTCAAATAAAACGTTTGATAAAATCTGGAATATCTTCTTCAACAAAACATTAATTACATGTCTCCTGTCATAACTGTACAGATGAGCACAAATGAAACTtacttgggttttatttttcatgtcttcaccttttatttagttatcaggctcatCTAACCTTGTATtctgtctctgttttctttCCATAAAAAAGGTACCCCTGGtccagtgcttctgtgtttagctgtgtgttttctcCCAGTTAGAGACACAATCAGGGCTACTGCTGTCACAGGCTTGTGTTCTTTTCTCTGCGGTAGAAAGTAGGCCTGGGTCTGGGCTTCTGCTTTTGCCTGTGATGTTCTGTGCTATTCCCTTCTATAACTTTCTGTTCTCTGTTGATTTTTCCATTGAAGGCACTCCTGACCCAGTGCTTCTCTGCTTAACTGTGTTTTACCTGGTCAAATTCATTGACAGATCTATTCCCTCCATTATCTCTGAGTACTCTATATGTTTTCATTTACCAGAGAAAGTAGTCCTtattcagtgcttctgtgttgttCTTGGTTGAAGTTGTGGATAGAGCTTTTcctatatgtgctctctttgtTATTCTCTTTGTCTTCTTGCTAAAAAGCAGTTGCTCCCCTCCCCTGTCACCACATTCCTGCAAagaatgagggattgctgcaaaagtCTGGGGTTCAGAAGATAACTTTTTCtgaattagaaatattttttcttacttttatcATACTATGCCTTCAAACATtttgggaaagcccagatgatgatctCATAGCTTCATAAGCTTGTCATAGGTTAATTCCCAACATCTGAGTTGAAAGCAGGCACACCCGTGggtgtattttaaggcaaataatctgcttccttgtgtggcATCATGGAAAGGAAATATTGAAAGAAATCAgacaagatatcaggaagaggagtatggacctccacaagtctggttcgtGCCTGGGTAACATTTCCAGATAAATGAAGGTGCCACATTCATCTGCTTAAACAATTATATAAAAGTTTAAACAGCATGGAAATGTCTAACCATCATACTGTTCAGGAGGGAGATGGGTTCTGTGCCCCAGAGATGAACATATTTTGGTGTTAAATGTGTGTATTTTCCCAAGAATACATGCAAAAGACCTTGTGAGGATGTTGGCTGAAGCTTGTAAGAGAGTGCCATTATTCACAGTAAAACGAGctgacatgggctgaaaggccacttgGGGAACAAGGCTATCTCTccaaatgaaacataaaaacacatattACAGTTTCCAAATGCACATCAGGACAAGACCTTTGCAGACATGTCCTATGGCCTGATGAAGctaaaactgaagtttttggttttaaaggCCCACATTACATTTGGAGTAAAAATGgagaagcttgcaagcctggAAATACCATCCCAACTGTAAAATACTgaggtggcaacatcatgttgTTGAGGTTTTTGCTGCAGAATaaactggtgcacttcacaaaatagatggtaTCATGAGAAaggaacattatgtggaaatattaaagcaacatctcaaaacaacagcaagacctgggtttattttgtgcattGCTTGATTGTTTGTCTTGTAACATCAACCAGGAAGGTAAAGCCTGGGAACAAATGGTTCTTTCTAATGGTCTGTCACCCTAAAcataccaccaaattagttacaaagtggcttaaggacaacaaagttaaAGGTTTgggagaagcttgtggaagaaaATGCTAAGATTTGATTCaagtaatataataaaaaatttaattctaACAAATAATAACCCAAAAAGAAGACATAAACTTGAAACATGAAGCCGTTGGTAAACGTTTTATAATGCAGCAGTCACACCACAGTGAAATCCTACCGTACCTGCAGGAGTGATAGGCGTCATCAGACGATTTAGCTGTACGTTCCAGTGCCGGACGTGCTGACTGGCATTTCTCAACCTCTCCTGCATCTCCTGGAAATCCAACAAAAGTAACATCTGTGTTTGAATTTTATTTCCCAACTATGTTTTTTCTTCacatgtgtgttttttctca
This portion of the Girardinichthys multiradiatus isolate DD_20200921_A chromosome 17, DD_fGirMul_XY1, whole genome shotgun sequence genome encodes:
- the mcat gene encoding malonyl-CoA-acyl carrier protein transacylase, mitochondrial, whose product is MSASKVVGMAAVLRGKVRSVVSVSRGLSTQQQPGSLESPPGSQLPAERRHRKDPRGCSVLLFPGQGSQFVGMGRGLTKYPNVKEMFSAAQKILGYDLLSLCLEGPEEELMKTVHCQPAVFVTSLAAVEKLQHENPKAIETCVAAAGFSVGEFAALVFAGAMTFSEALYAVKVRAEAMQEASELVPSGMLSVIGRPQAQYKYACLQAKEHCKSLGIQEPVCSVANYLFPDGRVIAGHQQALDFLQQNSQRLQFLRTKPLPVSGAFHTELMASATEPLREVLRQVEVRRPEISVYSNVDGKRYMSESHMRRQLVRQLVSPVKWEQTLHEIYERTQGESFPQTYEVGPGKQLGATLQKCNRKASQSYSYVDVTTH